A window of the Butyricimonas paravirosa genome harbors these coding sequences:
- a CDS encoding zeta toxin family protein, whose product MQRYEVEAIFEQKKDGLFEDINISSQKPIAIILGGQPACGKSTLINVAKKDHPNLDFLTVNGDLYRQFHPNKELIKDPIKYPIETQIFSSVFTERLIEEAIKRKCNIIIEGTMRNPDVPLKTAQKFKDAGFRVEAYIIAAPKEFTQLGLYNRYQEEVLSKGQGRLADIDSHNKAVNGLMKSANQLYSDKAVDKISIHTYLAKERIKDFNLVNGEWSCKSMPSIFIDESRSKQMKNKEILNTNIQRGKELIESVTNPEVKKGMKEALSQLQSSLEKVQRQEKGLKKGFF is encoded by the coding sequence ATGCAACGCTATGAAGTAGAAGCCATCTTTGAACAAAAAAAAGATGGCTTATTTGAGGACATCAATATATCATCACAAAAGCCTATTGCTATAATCTTAGGTGGACAACCAGCTTGCGGAAAAAGCACTCTTATAAATGTTGCAAAGAAAGACCATCCTAACTTAGATTTTCTCACTGTTAATGGTGACCTTTACAGACAGTTTCACCCCAATAAGGAACTAATAAAAGACCCTATTAAATACCCCATTGAAACCCAGATTTTTTCTAGCGTTTTTACAGAAAGACTAATAGAAGAAGCCATTAAACGGAAATGCAATATTATTATAGAAGGAACTATGAGAAATCCAGATGTACCTTTAAAGACAGCACAAAAATTTAAAGATGCAGGATTTAGAGTTGAAGCATATATTATTGCAGCCCCCAAGGAGTTTACCCAACTAGGACTTTACAACAGGTATCAAGAAGAAGTACTAAGTAAAGGACAAGGACGATTAGCCGATATTGATTCACATAACAAAGCCGTAAATGGACTAATGAAATCTGCAAATCAATTATACAGTGATAAGGCTGTAGATAAGATTTCTATCCACACCTACTTAGCGAAAGAAAGAATTAAAGATTTCAATCTAGTAAATGGTGAATGGAGTTGCAAAAGTATGCCATCTATTTTTATAGATGAAAGTCGTTCAAAACAGATGAAGAATAAAGAAATACTTAACACTAACATTCAAAGAGGAAAAGAGCTTATTGAATCCGTAACGAATCCTGAAGTAAAAAAAGGAATGAAAGAAGCTCTGTCACAACTTCAATCTTCACTAGAAAAAGTTCAAAGACAAGAAAAAGGATTAAAAAAAGGTTTCTTCTGA
- a CDS encoding M23 family metallopeptidase has protein sequence MKNKFIMFFTYSLFFSVNGYCQFNTVLQKKDIPKAEPVLATTENKLIEEKEKAVVVNDALTTERLAYWKQRRYLSLPIDSMVITSHYGKRKDPFTGKIANHRGIDLKGNNDYVYSIMPGMVVKTGKNKGLGNYVEVRHGDFTSIYGHLYSVLVNAKQAVEAGQPIGISGSTGRSTGEHLHFQMEYKDKTIDPKPILDYINEVIRTVKGQISQQIDNELRRK, from the coding sequence ATGAAGAATAAATTTATCATGTTTTTTACTTATTCATTGTTTTTTTCAGTGAATGGCTACTGTCAGTTTAATACGGTATTACAGAAAAAGGATATTCCTAAAGCGGAACCTGTATTAGCAACGACAGAAAATAAATTGATAGAAGAAAAAGAAAAGGCTGTTGTCGTCAATGATGCTTTGACTACAGAACGACTTGCATACTGGAAGCAAAGAAGGTATTTATCTTTGCCCATTGATTCAATGGTGATAACTTCCCATTATGGTAAAAGAAAAGACCCATTTACTGGAAAAATAGCAAATCATAGAGGGATAGACCTTAAAGGCAACAACGACTATGTTTATTCGATAATGCCGGGAATGGTTGTAAAAACAGGAAAAAATAAAGGGTTGGGCAATTATGTAGAAGTGCGTCATGGTGATTTTACTTCTATCTATGGGCATTTATACAGTGTGCTTGTAAATGCGAAACAAGCTGTTGAAGCTGGGCAACCAATAGGCATTAGTGGAAGTACCGGGCGCAGCACAGGAGAACACTTACATTTTCAAATGGAATACAAAGATAAAACTATAGACCCTAAGCCAATTCTTGATTATATTAATGAGGTAATCAGAACCGTTAAAGGACAAATTTCACAGCAAATAGATAATGAGTTAAGACGCAAATAA